In the genome of Myroides phaeus, one region contains:
- a CDS encoding RagB/SusD family nutrient uptake outer membrane protein, with translation MKKIILLALSVGLMFGACSKDFLELSATDTISKSDIDKVSENSPHLGAATLNGLYAYNVRAFSGGTTGHDDFGQKGFDIYTDMLAGDVNLNSAIYGWYSRIANLQNITNFTSNENYKPWRFYYYMVRGTNNVIAPYDGKELKNTEKKVLAEAKALRAYMYYNLAVMYTKGYDANEKLLPIYEAPVLENLAAKTTQEVFDFMIKDLNESIQLFEEAGAVGKEKNVNYLVTKGILAYVYAAKGTNDALIEAGKLTDDIILSGAYPLASKNGLLAGFNKMSSNPNWMWGAVLTSENNLDLVSWWGQMDVYTYSYAYVGDTKGMSTELYKAISDKDVRKQQFVSNIVTDVTGEEMKIGKENTVPANKFYSAKGKLFGGQRIIESDYVFMRVEEMYLLNAEVKARLGQEAAAKEILKEFLAVRVADVTFVDNLSGNNLKEQILLQTRIELWGEGKAYAAIKRNKADFNYGSNHLYFANTNFSYDDSKMTFMVPQNEILNNPVYNN, from the coding sequence ATGAAAAAAATAATATTATTAGCTTTAAGCGTAGGACTTATGTTTGGAGCTTGTTCAAAAGATTTCTTAGAATTGTCAGCAACTGATACTATTTCAAAATCAGATATAGATAAAGTTTCTGAGAACTCACCTCACTTAGGAGCGGCTACTTTAAATGGTTTGTACGCTTATAATGTTAGAGCTTTTTCTGGTGGAACAACTGGACACGATGATTTTGGACAAAAAGGTTTTGACATTTATACAGATATGCTTGCTGGAGATGTAAATCTTAATAGTGCAATTTATGGTTGGTATAGCAGAATTGCTAATTTGCAAAATATAACCAACTTTACAAGTAATGAAAATTATAAGCCTTGGAGGTTTTATTATTATATGGTACGAGGTACAAATAATGTAATTGCACCATATGATGGAAAGGAACTTAAAAATACAGAAAAAAAGGTTTTAGCTGAAGCAAAAGCTTTAAGAGCATATATGTATTATAATCTTGCTGTAATGTATACAAAAGGTTATGATGCAAATGAAAAACTACTTCCTATTTATGAAGCTCCTGTATTAGAAAATTTGGCAGCAAAGACTACTCAAGAAGTTTTTGATTTTATGATTAAAGATTTAAATGAATCGATTCAATTGTTTGAGGAGGCTGGTGCAGTTGGAAAAGAAAAGAACGTAAATTACTTGGTTACAAAAGGAATACTTGCCTATGTTTATGCAGCTAAGGGAACAAACGATGCTTTAATTGAAGCTGGGAAATTAACTGATGACATTATTCTAAGTGGTGCTTATCCTCTTGCTTCTAAAAATGGACTATTAGCAGGTTTTAATAAAATGTCAAGTAACCCTAACTGGATGTGGGGAGCTGTTTTGACTTCAGAGAACAATTTGGATTTGGTTTCTTGGTGGGGCCAAATGGATGTTTATACATACAGCTATGCATATGTTGGTGACACAAAAGGTATGTCAACAGAATTGTATAAAGCAATATCAGATAAAGATGTTCGTAAACAACAATTTGTTAGCAATATTGTAACAGATGTAACAGGAGAAGAAATGAAAATTGGAAAAGAGAATACTGTTCCTGCAAATAAATTTTATTCTGCTAAAGGGAAACTTTTTGGAGGACAACGTATCATTGAATCTGATTATGTATTTATGAGAGTTGAAGAAATGTACTTGTTAAATGCTGAAGTAAAAGCAAGACTTGGACAGGAAGCAGCAGCAAAAGAAATATTAAAAGAATTTTTAGCTGTAAGAGTTGCAGATGTAACATTCGTTGATAATTTAAGTGGTAATAACTTAAAAGAACAGATTTTATTACAAACACGTATTGAACTATGGGGTGAAGGGAAAGCTTATGCTGCTATTAAACGAAATAAGGCAGATTTTAACTATGGAAGCAATCACCTTTATTTTGCAAACACTAATTTTAGTTATGATGATTCAAAGATGACTTTTATGGTTCCGCAAAATGAAATATTGAATAATCCTGTTTATAATAATTAG
- a CDS encoding RagB/SusD family nutrient uptake outer membrane protein: MKRLFRILYIAGFLTLGVTSFTSCSLDPKQSNYQDGEEPIKTADQLLATLNGAYARMTNSAYYGRDIIAFSEARSQYMYSTNATGRFGSVSGATVQPTHNYSVDTWKQIYKTITNANRVLEANQVVVAKNGDADLINFYKGQAYILRALGHFDLVKVYGQQYVEDKGLNGMGVPYKTTTRDANESISRPTVKENLELIFADLEKGIALLEESTPKVSGNTSSVRARINLASAYGFKSRIALFASQFDKGYYDVVITASEKAIDSSKRQVATRAGFIDGYKSEEVMTNSLFELTQTGSDNQFTASLFYVYFTDGSLGYGDLICMPAKVDAIFDAKAVADGKKVEDIRRTVMEEDVTSDKSLRNMKKYTARTSNIRIMRIEEIMLNYAEAALEASNGDKAKALAYVNEIAAKRYLIDDKQDDQIFKTLDLKTVRSERTKELMFEGFNFEDIMRWRGAVSNPAIKGNDDIDGDTISFGNPLLALPIPQKEINVTGIDQNKGY; encoded by the coding sequence ATGAAAAGATTATTTAGAATATTATATATTGCTGGTTTTCTTACGCTTGGAGTAACATCTTTTACTTCTTGTTCGTTAGATCCGAAGCAATCGAATTATCAAGATGGTGAGGAGCCAATTAAGACTGCTGATCAATTATTGGCTACTTTGAATGGTGCTTATGCACGTATGACTAATTCTGCTTATTACGGAAGAGATATTATTGCTTTTTCTGAGGCAAGATCACAGTACATGTATTCAACAAATGCTACAGGACGTTTTGGTTCTGTTTCTGGTGCTACTGTACAGCCAACTCATAACTACTCTGTAGATACTTGGAAACAGATTTACAAAACTATTACTAATGCTAACAGAGTACTTGAAGCAAATCAAGTAGTTGTAGCTAAAAATGGTGATGCTGATTTAATTAACTTCTATAAAGGTCAAGCTTATATTTTAAGAGCTTTAGGACATTTTGATTTGGTTAAAGTTTATGGACAACAATATGTTGAAGATAAAGGACTAAATGGAATGGGAGTTCCTTATAAAACTACAACGAGAGATGCTAATGAATCTATTAGTCGTCCTACAGTTAAGGAAAACTTAGAATTAATTTTTGCTGATTTAGAAAAAGGTATCGCTTTATTAGAAGAAAGTACGCCTAAAGTTAGTGGGAATACTTCATCTGTTCGTGCTCGTATTAATTTAGCATCAGCTTATGGTTTTAAATCTCGTATAGCATTATTTGCATCTCAGTTTGATAAAGGTTATTATGATGTAGTAATTACTGCTTCTGAAAAAGCTATTGATAGTTCAAAAAGACAAGTTGCAACACGTGCTGGATTTATCGACGGATATAAAAGTGAAGAGGTTATGACAAACTCATTGTTTGAATTGACTCAAACAGGAAGTGATAACCAATTTACTGCGAGTTTATTCTATGTATATTTCACAGATGGTTCTTTAGGATATGGAGACTTAATTTGTATGCCTGCAAAGGTTGATGCAATTTTCGATGCTAAAGCTGTTGCTGATGGTAAAAAAGTAGAAGATATTCGTAGAACTGTAATGGAAGAAGACGTTACGAGTGATAAAAGTTTACGTAATATGAAAAAGTATACTGCTCGTACATCTAACATTAGAATTATGCGTATTGAAGAGATTATGCTTAATTACGCAGAAGCTGCTTTAGAAGCGTCTAATGGAGATAAAGCAAAGGCATTAGCTTATGTTAATGAAATTGCTGCAAAACGTTATTTGATTGATGATAAACAAGATGATCAAATCTTCAAAACATTAGATTTAAAAACAGTTCGTTCTGAGCGTACTAAGGAGTTGATGTTTGAAGGATTTAACTTTGAAGACATAATGCGTTGGAGAGGAGCTGTATCAAATCCTGCAATTAAAGGTAATGATGATATAGACGGAGATACTATTTCTTTTGGAAATCCATTGTTGGCATTACCGATTCCTCAAAAGGAAATCAATGTAACAGGTATTGATCAAAATAAAGGTTACTAA
- a CDS encoding SusC/RagA family TonB-linked outer membrane protein yields the protein MKSKFTWIFMCILTLFVQVGFAQEKTLSGVVSEEGLPLPGVSVVISGTTNGTQTDLDGKYSLKTKAGDVLVFSFVGMKDVKHTVGAASIFNVAMASDEEMLDEVVVTALGIKRDKKKLGYSSQEVKGDELSGAGQTNAVNALSGNVAGLQVTSPSSMGGSARIVLRGIKSVTGNNQPLIVVDGVPLDNSNFGDTNMQRGAGGRDYGDTSADINPDEIESVTVLKGGPASALYGNRGGNGVIIYTTKSAKNGRTDIEVNTGITFESVNIMPKMQNSYGGGSSPEWSQVEIDGKMYNIPEYSTDESWGPKLDGTMYLPWYAFDPEFSNDYMKEVPWVKSKNDVRSFFRTGITHNQSVAVGKSYKDSNVRMSFSNNVTEGVVPNSKLQKNNFTVNASTQLTDKLKAETNISYVYTKGFNRPEVGYGDNSVAQKFFQWSQRQLDFKKLKDYKLENGNQRSWNRNDWNDARPAYSDNPYWVVHENTSQDVRNRTYGNVKLTYNFSDKLYAVGTVYGDRYSFTVEEQVAVGSQATSSYSILKRNISEYNYEGRLHYDDHFGDFGLNAFVGVNRSEKRRDYLYGTTVGGLDLPNLYNLSNSNSPAQSSNDKTHMRTNSVFGSVSLNYKEFLFLEGTTRTDWFSTVKKSVTYPSVTGTFIFSTLLPEVDWLSFGKLRLGWAQVGNDTDAYRTNDYFNLDGPFLGSPTYSLSATANNPDLKPEMMTTKEIGLEAAFLNNRVGFEVSYYQIDTKDLITRVQYDPATGFAYKWLNAGDMKNKGLEATVNLAPIRTPDFSWDISWNFSKNKNELTRLADGVESVEITRAPFNVSLQGKVGEAYGQIYGKDYVRDANGNKVVGANGLYKSTGVQALGSYLPDYNMGIRNSFQYKNFRLGVLLDIQKGGKYYSTSHMFGMYSGMLEETAVDGIREKGVILDGVKEDGTKNDKVVDAIDWAKAHQTTVDAQNIFDADYVKLREISLGYDLPTKWVGPFKGITISMFGRNLFTWNLAWKGMDPEMASYGSGNIQAIEGASLPSTRTYGMNVKFKF from the coding sequence ATGAAATCAAAGTTTACTTGGATCTTTATGTGTATTCTGACCCTATTTGTACAGGTTGGTTTCGCACAAGAAAAGACTCTTAGCGGAGTTGTAAGCGAAGAGGGGCTTCCTCTTCCTGGGGTTTCTGTTGTAATCAGTGGTACTACAAATGGTACACAAACTGATTTAGATGGGAAGTATTCTCTTAAAACAAAAGCAGGAGATGTTCTTGTTTTTTCTTTTGTGGGAATGAAAGACGTTAAACACACTGTCGGTGCTGCATCAATTTTTAATGTTGCAATGGCAAGTGATGAAGAAATGCTTGATGAAGTTGTAGTAACAGCTTTGGGTATTAAGCGTGACAAAAAGAAACTTGGTTATTCTTCTCAAGAAGTTAAAGGAGATGAATTATCAGGAGCTGGACAAACAAATGCTGTAAATGCATTGTCTGGTAATGTTGCTGGTTTACAAGTAACTTCTCCATCTTCAATGGGAGGTTCTGCTCGTATCGTTTTACGTGGTATTAAATCTGTAACAGGAAACAACCAACCTTTAATCGTTGTTGATGGGGTACCTTTGGATAATAGTAACTTTGGGGATACTAATATGCAAAGAGGTGCTGGTGGACGTGATTATGGTGATACTTCTGCGGATATAAATCCAGATGAAATCGAATCTGTAACTGTATTAAAAGGAGGACCTGCTTCTGCTTTATATGGAAATAGAGGAGGTAATGGTGTAATCATTTATACTACTAAGTCTGCAAAGAATGGTCGTACAGATATTGAGGTTAACACTGGAATTACTTTTGAGAGTGTAAACATTATGCCGAAAATGCAAAACTCTTATGGAGGTGGTTCTTCTCCAGAGTGGTCACAAGTTGAGATTGACGGGAAAATGTATAACATCCCAGAATATTCTACTGATGAAAGCTGGGGACCTAAGTTAGATGGTACTATGTATTTACCATGGTATGCTTTTGATCCTGAATTTTCTAACGATTATATGAAAGAAGTACCTTGGGTAAAATCTAAAAATGATGTAAGATCTTTCTTTAGAACAGGTATTACACATAATCAATCTGTAGCTGTAGGTAAGTCTTATAAAGATAGTAATGTAAGAATGTCTTTTAGTAATAATGTTACTGAGGGGGTTGTTCCTAATTCTAAATTACAGAAAAATAACTTTACTGTAAATGCTTCTACTCAGTTAACGGATAAGTTAAAAGCAGAAACAAACATTAGTTATGTTTATACTAAAGGATTTAATAGACCTGAAGTTGGGTATGGAGATAACTCTGTTGCTCAGAAATTCTTCCAGTGGTCTCAAAGACAATTAGACTTTAAAAAGCTTAAAGACTATAAATTAGAAAATGGTAATCAAAGATCTTGGAATAGAAATGATTGGAATGATGCAAGACCTGCATATTCTGATAACCCTTATTGGGTAGTTCATGAAAATACTTCTCAAGATGTTCGTAATAGAACTTATGGAAATGTGAAGTTGACTTATAACTTTAGTGATAAATTATATGCTGTAGGTACTGTGTATGGAGATCGCTATAGTTTTACAGTAGAAGAGCAAGTTGCTGTTGGTTCTCAAGCTACTTCAAGTTATAGTATATTGAAACGTAATATTTCTGAATATAACTATGAAGGTCGTTTACATTATGATGATCATTTTGGTGATTTTGGGTTAAACGCTTTTGTTGGAGTTAATAGAAGTGAGAAAAGAAGAGATTATTTATATGGAACTACAGTAGGAGGTTTAGACTTACCTAACTTGTATAATTTAAGTAATAGTAACTCTCCTGCACAATCTTCAAATGATAAAACTCATATGAGAACAAACAGTGTGTTTGGTTCTGTTAGCTTAAACTATAAGGAGTTTTTATTCTTAGAAGGTACAACACGTACAGATTGGTTCTCTACTGTGAAAAAGTCAGTTACTTATCCTTCTGTAACAGGTACATTTATTTTCTCAACTTTATTACCAGAAGTTGATTGGTTATCGTTTGGTAAATTGAGATTAGGATGGGCACAAGTTGGTAATGATACTGATGCTTATAGAACAAATGATTACTTTAATTTAGATGGGCCTTTCTTAGGTTCTCCTACGTATTCATTAAGTGCTACGGCTAACAATCCTGACTTAAAACCAGAGATGATGACTACTAAAGAAATCGGTTTAGAGGCTGCATTCTTAAATAATAGAGTAGGTTTCGAGGTTTCTTATTACCAAATTGACACTAAGGATCTTATTACAAGAGTACAGTATGACCCAGCTACAGGATTTGCTTATAAATGGTTGAATGCTGGAGATATGAAAAACAAAGGGCTTGAGGCTACAGTTAATTTAGCTCCAATTAGAACACCTGATTTTTCATGGGATATTTCTTGGAACTTCTCTAAAAATAAAAATGAGTTAACAAGATTAGCTGATGGAGTTGAGTCAGTTGAAATAACAAGAGCTCCATTTAACGTTTCTTTACAAGGAAAAGTAGGTGAGGCTTATGGACAAATTTATGGTAAAGATTATGTAAGAGATGCAAATGGTAATAAAGTAGTAGGAGCGAATGGTTTATATAAATCAACAGGAGTACAAGCTTTAGGTTCATATTTACCTGATTATAATATGGGTATTCGTAACAGCTTCCAATACAAAAATTTCCGTTTAGGAGTTTTACTTGATATTCAAAAAGGAGGTAAATATTACTCTACTTCTCATATGTTCGGAATGTACTCTGGTATGTTAGAAGAAACTGCAGTTGATGGTATCCGTGAGAAAGGTGTGATTTTAGATGGTGTTAAAGAAGATGGAACTAAAAATGATAAAGTTGTAGATGCAATTGATTGGGCTAAAGCTCATCAAACTACAGTTGATGCACAGAACATTTTTGATGCAGACTATGTGAAATTACGTGAGATATCTTTAGGATATGATTTACCTACTAAGTGGGTTGGGCCTTTTAAAGGAATTACTATTTCTATGTTTGGTCGTAACTTATTTACTTGGAATCTTGCTTGGAAAGGTATGGATCCTGAAATGGCTTCATACGGAAGTGGAAACATCCAAGCTATTGAAGGAGCTTCTTTACCTTCTACAAGAACATACGGAATGAATGTTAAATTTAAATTCTAA
- a CDS encoding SusD/RagB family nutrient-binding outer membrane lipoprotein produces the protein MKKLIYKLSFIACVLTLVSCDKDLEDINVNPNKPTEVRTTGIFNGANKALMTNTRGGFPSARMALPWVQYSAQRNYTAEDRYQFRVGVNNSLYRDIFLAVKKYKTIIDILEDPANEAKIAAYGDPKNQLAAARVMIAYAQLQALEIYGDIPYYSYGSDDPDFEGMTIGTENEKATPKFAPQEKIYKDLMKELKEAAESVNLQANNVFSSGDNLFRRPIVLKRFANSLRLKIANRVKNVIPEAQAHINEAIASGVMESNDDNVIQVFQNDKINPAPFYTAAFIDNRNDFAPTNTFVELLKGETNVFAGKVDPRLFRMVAPKTNLKKDDDGVENEVRVLFYSDPEDTSAPSVEVGNYVDREASFYTGFPIGLQDNFTGSQRGAASQFGAAVYKADYGEVLMEYAEVAFLVSENKNWDDAEYKKGVSASMARWGVAQADIDAYVNTLPAASEETVLTQKYIALYLQPYEAWAEYRRTKYPKTLLLPGQSHDLIAKGPNGETSYTFVPLENLTDLPERITYPSDLDLVNKANKDAAAARMGGDKMNSKLIWAKN, from the coding sequence ATGAAAAAGCTTATATATAAATTGTCTTTCATTGCTTGTGTACTTACTTTAGTAAGTTGTGATAAGGATTTAGAAGACATAAATGTAAACCCAAATAAACCAACAGAGGTTCGTACAACGGGAATTTTTAATGGTGCTAACAAGGCTTTAATGACTAATACAAGAGGAGGTTTCCCTTCTGCTCGTATGGCTCTACCTTGGGTGCAGTATTCAGCACAAAGAAACTATACAGCAGAAGATAGATATCAGTTTAGAGTTGGTGTAAATAATAGTTTATACCGTGATATCTTTTTAGCAGTAAAGAAATATAAAACAATTATTGATATTTTAGAAGATCCAGCAAACGAAGCAAAGATTGCAGCATATGGAGATCCAAAAAATCAATTAGCAGCAGCACGTGTTATGATTGCGTATGCTCAGTTACAAGCTTTAGAAATTTATGGAGATATTCCTTACTATTCTTATGGTAGTGATGATCCAGATTTCGAAGGAATGACTATTGGAACTGAAAATGAAAAAGCTACACCAAAGTTTGCTCCTCAAGAAAAAATTTATAAAGATTTGATGAAGGAGTTGAAAGAGGCTGCTGAATCTGTGAATTTACAAGCAAATAATGTGTTCTCAAGTGGAGATAACTTGTTTAGAAGACCAATCGTTTTAAAACGTTTTGCTAATTCATTAAGATTAAAGATTGCTAACCGCGTGAAAAATGTTATTCCAGAAGCTCAGGCTCATATTAATGAGGCTATAGCAAGTGGAGTGATGGAATCAAACGATGATAACGTAATCCAAGTATTTCAAAATGATAAGATAAATCCTGCACCATTCTATACAGCAGCATTTATTGATAATCGTAATGACTTTGCACCGACGAATACATTTGTTGAATTATTGAAAGGAGAGACTAATGTTTTTGCAGGAAAAGTTGATCCACGTTTATTTAGAATGGTTGCTCCTAAAACTAATCTGAAAAAAGATGATGATGGTGTAGAAAATGAAGTAAGAGTATTATTTTATTCTGATCCTGAAGATACAAGTGCTCCAAGCGTTGAGGTTGGAAACTATGTTGATCGTGAAGCAAGTTTCTATACAGGATTCCCTATCGGATTACAAGATAACTTTACTGGATCACAAAGAGGAGCTGCTTCTCAATTTGGTGCAGCAGTTTATAAAGCTGATTATGGTGAAGTTTTAATGGAGTATGCTGAGGTTGCATTTTTAGTTTCTGAAAATAAAAACTGGGATGATGCAGAGTATAAAAAAGGAGTTTCTGCTTCTATGGCTCGTTGGGGTGTGGCTCAAGCTGATATTGATGCTTATGTAAACACATTACCTGCAGCAAGTGAAGAGACGGTTTTAACACAAAAGTACATTGCACTTTATTTACAACCTTACGAAGCTTGGGCAGAGTATAGAAGAACAAAGTATCCTAAAACGCTACTTTTACCAGGTCAATCTCATGATTTGATTGCTAAAGGGCCTAATGGAGAAACGTCTTATACTTTTGTACCTTTAGAAAACTTAACTGATTTACCAGAGAGAATTACTTATCCAAGTGATTTAGATCTTGTGAATAAAGCTAATAAAGATGCTGCTGCTGCTCGAATGGGTGGTGACAAAATGAATTCTAAATTAATATGGGCTAAAAATTAA
- a CDS encoding putative porin — translation MRKYLGVFLFLFCFITSYGQFQNLGEQSSYRPDEEQDNNGKKEIGSLRKKVKKDSVAPIRDYKIISIKNDTIAVDTALSVKKYYTFNYLRKDIFGLLPFANEGQTYNVLKYNYKENNVLPGFGFEAKQFAYLDADDINYYSSPTPYTDLYYRSVMKQGQNLDAFITLNTSENLNLFVGYKGLRSLGKYINQLSSTGNFRIGSSYISPNKKYLLRTHFTFQDIMNQENGGIRDLDLFEESKAPYNKRERLNVYFRDVETMLKGKRFYLNHQYQLNKSFKNGILLTHEFTYEDKFFEYKQGNVNSQYDDKTRFGDAFQSEISNKTRYYNLFNRVGAAYQSDVVGRFQFFTDFYKYRYYYKSIAHIEEGIVPDQIEKNINMIGGKYTYHKNNWKANLLLSTSLGDDNTSNIEADVFYKLSDNISFDLGYQKLNRMGNLSYYLYQSDYVGYNWYKEFNNEKINQFDATINTPWVSISGSYSVLKDKLYFSNDATEYNDFGIANQLLVSPKQYGKTINYLSLQLSKDIQVGKFGLDNTFLYQKVDQADNILNVPDFVTRNTLYYSDAFFDKALKFQTGITFSYFTKYYGNDYNPLLGDFFVQDKVKIGGYPVFDFFVNMKVRTARIYLKLEHFNSSMSGYNYYSAPNNPYRDFMFRFGIAWNFFT, via the coding sequence ATGCGAAAGTACTTAGGTGTTTTTCTGTTTCTATTCTGTTTTATAACTTCTTATGGGCAATTCCAAAACTTGGGAGAACAAAGTAGTTATCGTCCAGACGAAGAACAAGATAACAATGGTAAAAAAGAAATAGGGAGTCTAAGAAAGAAAGTCAAGAAAGACTCTGTTGCGCCTATTCGAGATTATAAAATCATTTCAATTAAAAATGATACAATTGCTGTTGACACTGCATTAAGTGTAAAGAAATATTATACGTTTAATTATTTAAGAAAAGATATTTTTGGCTTGTTGCCTTTTGCAAATGAAGGTCAAACTTATAATGTCTTAAAGTATAATTATAAGGAGAACAATGTACTTCCTGGTTTTGGTTTTGAAGCAAAACAATTTGCATACTTAGATGCGGATGATATTAACTATTATTCCTCTCCTACGCCATATACTGATTTGTATTATAGAAGTGTTATGAAACAAGGCCAAAACCTTGATGCATTTATTACTCTAAATACAAGTGAGAATTTAAATTTATTTGTAGGGTACAAAGGATTGAGATCTTTAGGAAAGTATATTAATCAATTGTCTTCTACAGGTAATTTTAGAATAGGGTCAAGTTATATTTCTCCAAATAAAAAATATTTGCTTAGAACGCACTTTACTTTCCAAGATATAATGAATCAAGAAAATGGAGGTATCCGAGATTTAGATTTATTTGAAGAGAGTAAGGCTCCATATAATAAACGTGAACGATTAAATGTTTATTTCCGCGATGTAGAAACTATGTTAAAAGGGAAACGCTTTTATCTTAATCACCAGTATCAGTTAAACAAGTCTTTTAAGAATGGTATATTATTGACTCATGAGTTTACTTATGAAGATAAATTCTTTGAGTATAAACAAGGAAATGTCAATAGTCAGTATGATGATAAAACAAGATTCGGAGATGCTTTTCAAAGTGAAATAAGTAATAAAACACGTTATTATAATTTATTTAATCGTGTTGGAGCTGCCTATCAATCTGATGTTGTTGGACGTTTTCAATTCTTTACAGACTTCTATAAATATCGCTATTATTATAAAAGTATAGCTCATATTGAAGAAGGTATTGTGCCTGATCAAATTGAAAAGAATATTAATATGATTGGGGGTAAGTATACTTATCACAAGAATAATTGGAAAGCAAATCTATTGTTGAGTACCTCTTTGGGAGATGATAATACAAGTAATATAGAAGCTGATGTTTTTTATAAATTATCTGACAATATTTCTTTTGATCTTGGATATCAAAAGTTGAATAGAATGGGTAATTTAAGTTACTATTTATATCAAAGTGACTATGTTGGATACAACTGGTATAAAGAGTTTAATAACGAAAAAATAAATCAATTTGATGCTACTATTAATACGCCTTGGGTTTCTATCTCAGGAAGCTATTCTGTATTAAAAGATAAATTGTATTTTTCAAATGATGCAACGGAGTATAATGATTTTGGAATTGCAAATCAATTGTTAGTTTCTCCTAAACAATATGGGAAAACAATAAACTATTTATCATTACAACTTTCAAAAGATATTCAAGTTGGTAAGTTTGGTTTAGACAATACTTTCTTATACCAAAAGGTAGATCAAGCAGACAATATTTTGAATGTTCCTGATTTTGTAACAAGAAATACATTGTATTACTCTGACGCTTTTTTTGATAAAGCATTAAAGTTTCAAACAGGTATTACTTTTAGTTACTTTACTAAATACTATGGAAATGATTACAACCCTTTGTTAGGAGATTTCTTTGTTCAGGATAAAGTAAAAATTGGTGGTTATCCAGTGTTTGACTTTTTTGTAAATATGAAAGTGCGTACAGCACGTATTTATTTAAAACTTGAACATTTTAATTCAAGTATGAGTGGGTATAATTACTACTCAGCACCAAATAATCCATATCGAGACTTTATGTTTAGATTTGGAATTGCTTGGAACTTCTTTACATAA